The sequence below is a genomic window from Lolium perenne isolate Kyuss_39 chromosome 4, Kyuss_2.0, whole genome shotgun sequence.
GGCATATGCATCCCGTGCAGCATATTCCAAATGCTTAGGCGGTAGAGGCGGCGGATCAGCCCACATCCTGTGCTCTGCCCTTCCAAAaccatccttcatctcaaaatagattggatctataatagctccagcaACATCCTTCAGACCTTGAGTTCTCTTCCTGTTGTCCGGATCTCTCCATATTGCCTGGATATCCTTCACATTATGAACATAGTACTTTGAATGTGACAGAATGGTGCGGTCTTCTGCGACGCAAAACCCAGCAAAAGTGTACCTATAGCCATAAAAGAAATCATACAACTTTTCACTCCTCTCATCAGCATGGCATATGTGGTACACAAGAACATCAGTGCCAACACATAGCTGGATCACAGCAGCTTTCTTCGGATTGAAATAGGTTCCACTGAGTTTATCATACTCAACATCAAGACCAACAATCTTCCTAGCAGAAGAATCTAGGGAAGCTTCAGCATTGGTGATCCACTCCTCAACACTAGCTGCTGCATTTGTGTACAAAACCTTCATAGTGGTTGTGCCATGGCAGGGGAATGTGTACTCGTGGGAAAAAGGAGGGTTTGCCATGCAATCGGTGAAACAGAGAAAACacatagaaaaagaaaaaaagaaagggaGAAGAATCGGTGATTGATATGCACCGAAACACAGAGGAAAAAAGACATGTATTTATAGTTCCAGAAATGTAACAACAGACGTCGTGATCCACAAATTCAGGGAACAAACCAATACATATCCAatcaaacaaaacagaaacagCCGAGAGATAAccacagaaaaacaaaaaaatcctGCGGGATAACAAACAAAAAAGGATCTTATCCGGGGCCAGTTGTGAGTTCACGTGCAAGCACAAAACAAAAGCATAAAAAGACTACAAAGAAGTTCACGTGATAACAGTGCAGACGTTCGCACAGAGTAAAAACACTGAAAAAAATAAAAAGCTGTTCCACACCAACCAACCACCCCCCACCCACCAAACCACGCCCAACCCACTAAAAACCACCACTCGGCGCAAAACAAACTCAACCACTGCCTGGTGTTCCGCCGGAAGAAACATCCCACGGAGAAGGAGTCGAAGGAAGAGCAAAGGGAGAACAAAGAAcagagaaaagaagaagaagagaagtctAGCAAGATCTACAGAAAAGTAATCCAAAGATCGTAAAAGCGAAGGGATTACCTAACAAAAGAAGGTGCGTCTAACCCATCCCCATCCCATCTACTCATTGAATCGCCGTGGATCTTCCTCTCTTTCATCCTTCATGGCCGTGGTTTTGAATCTAGACTAGTATAAAAAACAAGATCTAACAACTTAACAAAATAAATACCTTACAGATTACTTAAAAAATGGTTTGCATACGATAGATCtatcaaaaaaatcaaataaaAACATGTTAGGCAGAGGGTGGGGGGGGGAATAGACACTAATGAACAAGAAGAGGAGTTCAGATAAGAACTCCCGAGAAGCTCACTTGTGAAAAGAAATGGAAAACAATATACAAAAAATAAATAAGTTGGAGGGTTTTAAAATCTACAAACATGTATCCAGCCGGCATTAGTATACTGTGATTGGGAAACTTAAAAAATATATAATAAAAGAAGTTGGAGTTTAAAATGTAGACAACAGAAAATGCAGACTAGAAGTGGAAGTTCAGTTCAAAAAAGTGCAGAGGTCCTGTTAGTACAAAAAATGTTTTATGCTGGAATCTTGTGACAGGAATGGCTGCTGGTCCATCGTACGTCATCCTCAGCGACAGCGAAAGCGATGAAGAGACCTGTAAAAGAGGTAAAAAAGATAGAAATGCTTTCAAAAATACTTTATGGAACTAAAAATGTGCTTATTTTTTATGCAGGTCCAACTATTCATGGATTTGAAATCTTTGACAAGCACTGTCACTTCGGAAATGAAGTTGAAATGACCAAGGAAAATCTGGATCATCTCAAAAGGCAAGTACTTGACTACAAGCCAACAATCCCATATTATGTATGCAAGATGGGGAAGACAACGAACAACATCACGAGAGGCAAAATGGTAATACCAAAAACGCCAACTTACAAAACTTATTTTCGTACACTACCTGTATTACATATGATGTTTTGGCTGAACCAACATGTATTTCTAACTTTATTACAGTCTTCCGATATTTAAATGTTTACTGAAGTCCAGATAAAAGAAACTGTGAAGTTCACTTACAGAATACACTGAACATGGCTATGATATTCACTTTCATGTGTTTTCATGCAGACTTTCGATAAGGAATACACTGAAGAACACCTAAAGAATTATCTAACGGAGCCAACAACAATTCCAATAACCTCCAACACAAATGCCTGGGTTGGTACACGGGTAAGGATAAACAAAGTTGCAACTGGAAATGCAGTGATGACAACAAATTGGCCAGATGTAGTCATGGGTGCAGAAATAAAAGATGGAGATATCTGCATGTTCTGCTTCTACGACGGAACAAGAGAACTCGGCTGCTTCGTGACACGTCTTAGCAACTGAGTCTGAAAAACTTACTATGAAAATAAAATTATGTACCAGTTTACTTTATTGAACCTTATGTTTTGTATCAGCACCCCGAGAACAATTATGGTTGTGTTTCAAAGATTGTTGATGTAATAAGAATGCTTATGAAGAAGTTCACATAGAGTGAGTACGAAGTTCGCTTATAAATGAAAAAAGATTAGCAAGTTTATGTTCACAGAAGTTCCTACATGAAAAATCATTTCTGAATATACAGgaataaaaatagtacagtttGCATTGAGAAAAACGAATGGATATGGGAATACTTTTACACACATaactggcaaaaaaaaaaaaagaagttcACACTGTGATGACAGAGAAGTTCACTAATAACAAAAAATACAGCGCAGATTTTGTACAGCTTGCTGTTTTGAAAAAAGAAAGAACATATCCTCACTAATTACATCTGTATCCTGAATTCAATCACATAATGAGGAGTTCAGTTCAATaaaacaacaaaataaaaatgTTGAATATCCTATCAACTACTAATTGCGAAAAAATTGAATCAGATCATCATCATGCAGATCCCAATGATTGCTGGGTTGTCTGCGAACCTAGACCAATAAGCAGCATGAGATCTTTCAACATACTAGGCCACTGCTCCGCCAGAATTTCATTCTTGGGATGAAATAGGAGCTGATACATGTACTCAGCTTTCCAATCCTCAACACGCCGCTGGTAGACAATCAGGAATGCAAAAAAAAACATAAGAAAAACAGTAAAAAAAAAGACAAAAGAGCTATACAAATAAAAACACAAAGACTACACTTACATCCTGGTTTTTTATATTATCAGCAATCTTATCACCACCGTATGTAGCACAAATTCTTAGAGCATAGAAGCCACACTCATTAGCCCCTTGTGCCGGAGTCTTTGGATATGAACACCTGTCAGCAACAACATCCCACTGTATATTACCATTATATTTGTTAAATTCTGCAACACCATACACCTGTTTTAACAAGGCCACCATCCTATTAatctgcaaaaacaaaaaaaacaaaaagtgaatggtttcagcagtttaaaaacaaaaaaggaagaaaaagctGGGAAGTTCACATAGTACTGACATATCAGTTCACACACACTACAGATAGTTTCAGCAGTTTAAAAAACATATAAAAAGCTGGGAAGTTCACAGTGTACTAACATATCAAATTAACACACACAGTCAGATGGTTTCAGCAGTTTAAATAAATATAAAAAATAGCTAGGAAGTTCATATTGTAAAAACATATCAGTACAGACAAAAAAGTTTGAATGGTTGCAGTAGTACACATAAAAAGAAAAAAGCTGGGAAGTTCACATTATATTAACAAATGAGTTCACATAAAAAAAGTAAAAATGATAGCAGTGAAAAAGTAAATAAATAAATGATGAAAAGAAAATCACGTACAATCTCAACACGATCCTCATGGTGCCGACTCCTTGAAGTATGTGCCAGACCAGGATACCTCCTAGTGTCAAGGATGTCCAACGTACCAGTGTACTTGTTCATAACATAAACAGAGTGATGATCATGCATGAAATGAGGGATGATGATCTGTTCAGCAACAACCGAAATTAACAAAAAGGAAGTACGCAcgtgaaaataaaaaaaaacaaaggaAGTTCACTACAGCAATATGAAGAGGTTCAGATTAAAAAGCATACCAACTTTGCTTTCAGCAAATTTTCATTAGGCCGAACATAACGCTTGAACATTTTAGCAGCAGACATCACATCAAAAGGTTGTCTCGGTAATGGATTACCATTGCTGTCCCTTAGCTTGAATGGGGCAAAATCAAGCAAGTACTGCACAAACACACAAAAGGAAAAAACACAACCAAAAAAAGGAAAACTATACAAAGTAAGTATATGCATACAAAGGTATATCTGAAAAAATTAATTTTCAATGTTTGAAAAAACCTACAGGGATAGTATGAGGTGACATCAAAACACGAGAGCCAGATTCAAAAATATATTTCATCCCTGGATCATCCTTCCAGTAATTGATGATACGATCCATCATGTCGGATTCCAACATTTCACAGAGGCCAAACAGTTTATACATGTACTTGGCATCAActaaaacaggatcatcaaaatcATTGCAGAACTTCACCAGGGGGACACTGCACACAcattaaaaaagaaaaaatatatatatatataagactAGGGAAGTTCACTTAGCATATAAAAAAATGAAACTCTcctaaacacaaaaaaaaaataaaaagaccTAGGGAAGTTCACTTAGCACAGTATATGAAGTTCATATGCCACAAAAAAAACTAACTAAGTAGTAAACGAAAAACATACCTTCCATGAGCTTTGATGTACTCCTTGCTTAGAATTAACTCCATCATCTGCTTGGCCTTGGATAAATGAGGAAACACATATGGTACAAAGTTTGGGACTTCTTCCCTGAACTTATTGGACAATTTAGTAGGCCTTTTATTCGAAAGAACCAGATTTTTAGCACTAGACTGCTCGGGCTTCGAGTTTCAAAATCATCACCGCTAGTCGGAGAACAGCGCCGAACATCCTTTGTAATGGGCTTCGCAAAGAAGCTTCTTACCAAGCTGAGTGACAAAGTCATcgaatcatcatcgtcgtcgagcAAAACTACATCAGCCTTCCCCTTCTCTGCAGTGTCAGGAACCTTATTCCTAGAAGATTTTCTGGTATTGGAATGCAGCCTCTGGATAATCTTCTTTGACTTGCTTACAAGACTATCAAAATTCTCTTCAGGGATAATCTGAACTTCTGGTGTGAATGACTGAGTCTCGAAAAGTGAGAAATTATCTTCCTCGATACCAAGAGATGGACCTGCATGAAAAGTATACAAAACCAGGAAGTTCACTTCTGAatcaaaaaacaaaaagaaacaaaaacagTGCAGTCCAAAAAACATGTGTTATAGAGCATAGCCAGCGATATATTTTGCGAAAAAGTAAAAATCATACCAGGATCAACACATAAAACATCTTTCAGGTCGATATTGAAATCTCCACCTGTCAGCCAGCTATATAACATGGTCATCCTGATGTTTAGAATATCTTTTTGACTGAACAAGCACATGCTTTCCCCATCATAAGACTGGAGGATCTGTAGCATGAAGAACCCGCAATCAtggctgcaaaaaaaaaaacacaacaAAGAATAAGAATAAAAGAAAACAGTTGTATTAGTTAAAAAAAAACCTGTAGTCAATGTATACAGAATAGAGAGCAAAACAAGAGAAAGGGGGAAAAAACGCTTACGCAGTTGCCTGTCTTGGAGAATTAACATAGTGAAGCTTGAAGTGGTCGATGGATTTTGGATGAAAATGATCACCCTTTGAATTCCCTGCTAACGACCATAACTTCTTGATACCAGATGCCATTGTATGTAATAGCTTCTTACCATCTGGATCATTTATATCGCGTAACGAATCAAGCAATTCAAAACGCTCTTTCTCAAGGTTCAAAGCAACAACACAGAAGTGACCAGGAACGTGTGGTGCACATGGATCAGGAGGATCAAAGGTACCAAAAAGAATCTGCCATtaaaatgataaaaataaaaaaggaCAGGTTAGAAGTATGAAAGGTAGACTATTTCCTCAAATAAGAAATCACATTTAACTTTACTACTGAGTTATTTTAGTAACATGTACAACAGGGGAGGGGGAAAAAAGGTAGGAAGTCCACATGCCATAATTAGTGAAGTTCAGATGtatagaaaagaagaaaaaagacaaCAGTCAGTACCACTTTCTTGTGGTCCAAACGTTCCGGAGCATCGACGCTGAAAATATTACGAACAAGCCGAGAACTCAGATTTCTTTCAAATATCTGCCTCtgcaaacatgacaatgaaacacAAAGAAGGTTAAAACATAAAGGAGGAAAAAAATAAGCACCTACattaacaaaaaaaaactaaaaaatgataaaaagaacggGGAAATAACTTACAGAACAATTGTATGGCACCACCATTTTATCAGAATTCTTGTACTTCTGACCAAGCAAGTATGTTCCAACGAAATGTTAGAGAACAAAGAAAACCGTTGGGTTTAAAAGCTTCAGCAATTTGTCCGATCGTGCAATCACATTGATCATTCCTGAAAAGGGTCTTCTTACTGCAGAAAAAAACACAGAAATTAGAGGAAAAAAACAAAAatttaataaaaaataaaaaacaaaacaaaaaaaaaagaaaaaagcctAAAAACCAGATAGAACCTTCTTATGGGATCTTTCCTCAACTTGCAAATGCTTTCATATACTTCTTTGATTTTAATCATCATAGGTTGAAGAGACAGTGGAGGCGTCGAACATAAACTCGAGTCTGCAAAAAATAAGGAAATACAGACAACATGTAAGAACAAAAAAGGAAGTTCAGATGATGATATTCCAATAGTTCACATATTCAAGAACGTGGTGCAGAAACTGGAATGTCCAGAAGACCCACAGTTCATCAATGAAGGCTACCATCAAAAAAATACACACACACGATatcactcccccccccccccccggtcagTCATATACATGCAGAAAATGAAAACTACGACATGAACTCATGCCGCATTACATAGCATTAGAAAGTGTCTTACATGGAACA
It includes:
- the LOC127296101 gene encoding uncharacterized protein — its product is MAAGPSYVILSDSESDEETCKRGPTIHGFEIFDKHCHFGNEVEMTKENLDHLKRQVLDYKPTIPYYVCKMGKTTNNITRGKMTFDKEYTEEHLKNYLTEPTTIPITSNTNAWVGTRVRINKVATGNAVMTTNWPDVVMGAEIKDGDICMFCFYDGTRELGCFVTRLSN